From Natator depressus isolate rNatDep1 chromosome 7, rNatDep2.hap1, whole genome shotgun sequence, the proteins below share one genomic window:
- the TMEM254 gene encoding transmembrane protein 254 translates to MAAPPGGYFRCVSRFWMGVIAVSIGYFAWVVFLPSTIPYENLGQLGHFTKYLVDSHPKLLYNGFWLAWGIHIAEALYSIKLCKTKGITDSSVQRRWFIQTFLFGIASLSHLLAYKPPPKKRR, encoded by the exons ATGGCGGCGCCCCCCGGCGGCTATTTCCGTTGCGTCAGCCGCTTCTGGATGGGCGTCATTGCCGTCTCCATAGGCTACTTCGCT TGGGTAGTCTTTTTACCTTCAACAATACCCTACGAGAATCTGGGACAACTTGGCCATTTTACTAAATACTTAGTGGACAGCCACCCCAAACTGCTATATAATGG GTTTTGGCTTGCCTGGGGAATTCATATAGCTGAAGCATTGTACAGTATCAAGTTATGCAA GACCAAAGGCATCACTGACAGCTCTGTTCAACGTCGATGGTTCATCCAAACCTTCCTCTTTGGTATAGCTTCTCTCTCCCACCTGCTAGCCTACAAGCCTCCGCCTAAGAAGCGGAGATAA